A genomic stretch from Sphingomonas sp. HDW15A includes:
- the def gene encoding peptide deformylase: protein MAILKIYETPDPMLRQISKPVEAVTDETRALIADMFETMYDAPGIGLAAVQVGVPIRLLVMDLQEPENPDDPKSPVIKEPRVFINPEIFETSDHEVPYLEGCLSVPDQYADVMRPDRVKARWLDENGERHEEELDGLLAVCLQHEMDHLEGVLFIDHLSKLKRDMVLKKLAKTRKERALHAA from the coding sequence ATGGCAATCCTGAAGATTTACGAAACGCCCGATCCGATGCTCCGCCAGATCTCGAAACCGGTCGAGGCGGTGACCGACGAAACTCGGGCGCTGATCGCCGACATGTTCGAAACGATGTACGACGCGCCGGGCATCGGTCTCGCCGCAGTCCAGGTCGGCGTTCCCATACGCCTGCTGGTGATGGATCTCCAGGAGCCTGAAAATCCCGACGATCCCAAGAGCCCGGTGATCAAGGAGCCGCGAGTCTTCATCAATCCGGAGATTTTTGAGACATCGGATCATGAGGTGCCATATCTGGAGGGCTGCCTTTCGGTGCCCGACCAATACGCCGACGTCATGCGTCCCGATCGCGTCAAGGCCCGCTGGCTCGACGAGAATGGCGAGCGCCACGAGGAAGAACTCGATGGTCTACTCGCCGTATGCCTTCAGCACGAAATGGATCACCTGGAAGGTGTGCTGTTCATCGACCATTTGTCGAAGCTTAAGCGCGATATGGTGCTGAAGAAGCTCGCGAAGACCCGGAAAGAGCGCGCGCTCCACGCAGCCTAG
- the truA gene encoding tRNA pseudouridine(38-40) synthase TruA, with translation MTRWRLTIEYDGGPFMGWQRQDHGPSVQQALEESIAKMTGEEVRLHCAGRTDAGVHALAMTAHVDLDRHVTAYRLREGINALVRPYPVSVLETVEADTGFHARFSCVGRRYLYRILNRRAPPALDKGKVWHIGKPLDLDKMVEGAAHLVGHHDFTTFRSVHCQSDSPVKTLDSLAVERVGEEIHIRAAARSFLHHQVRSMTGCLALVGLGRWSPDDVKYAREAKDRAALGLNAPPEGLYFVEAVYP, from the coding sequence GTGACGCGCTGGCGGCTCACCATCGAATATGACGGCGGACCATTCATGGGCTGGCAGCGCCAGGACCACGGCCCAAGCGTCCAGCAGGCCCTCGAGGAATCCATTGCGAAGATGACCGGCGAAGAGGTCCGGCTGCATTGCGCTGGCCGCACCGATGCGGGGGTTCATGCGCTGGCGATGACAGCCCATGTCGACCTTGATCGGCACGTTACGGCGTATCGCTTGCGCGAAGGGATCAATGCACTCGTTCGCCCTTACCCGGTCAGCGTTTTAGAAACAGTCGAAGCCGATACCGGCTTCCACGCTCGATTCTCCTGCGTTGGCCGTCGCTATCTCTACCGGATCCTTAACCGCCGTGCGCCACCGGCACTGGACAAAGGCAAGGTTTGGCACATCGGCAAGCCGCTCGACCTGGATAAGATGGTCGAAGGCGCCGCGCACCTCGTCGGGCATCACGATTTCACCACCTTTCGCTCTGTCCACTGCCAGTCCGACAGTCCAGTTAAGACGCTCGATTCGCTCGCCGTAGAGCGCGTTGGCGAGGAAATTCACATTCGGGCCGCCGCGCGAAGCTTCCTCCATCATCAGGTCCGATCGATGACCGGCTGCCTTGCATTGGTTGGGCTCGGTCGCTGGTCGCCGGATGACGTTAAGTACGCCCGGGAAGCAAAGGATCGGGCCGCCCTCGGCCTCAACGCGCCTCCGGAAGGCCTCTATTTCGTCGAAGCCGTTTACCCCTAG
- a CDS encoding four-helix bundle copper-binding protein: protein MSIRKMISLHPDVVKSGHVNQALGDAVHHAMYCAKMCLSCADACAAEGMDMSQCIRVCSDCADICETTTRLGLRRTGSNDHLLVEMLELCARACEECAAECETHDHEHCRLCATMCRECAADCRRAAESITPAS, encoded by the coding sequence ATGTCCATACGCAAGATGATTTCGCTTCACCCTGACGTGGTGAAGTCCGGCCACGTCAATCAGGCTCTGGGCGATGCCGTTCACCACGCCATGTATTGCGCGAAAATGTGCCTGTCCTGCGCTGACGCCTGCGCAGCGGAGGGCATGGACATGAGCCAGTGCATTCGCGTGTGCTCGGACTGCGCGGACATTTGCGAAACGACGACCCGGCTCGGTCTTCGCAGGACCGGTTCGAACGACCATTTGCTCGTCGAGATGCTCGAACTTTGCGCGCGTGCTTGCGAGGAATGCGCGGCCGAGTGCGAAACGCACGACCATGAGCATTGCCGGCTCTGCGCGACTATGTGCCGGGAATGCGCCGCCGACTGCCGCCGCGCGGCGGAGTCGATCACGCCCGCAAGCTAG
- the fmt gene encoding methionyl-tRNA formyltransferase, whose amino-acid sequence MRIIFMGSPEFAVPSLDALVMAGHEIAAVYTQPPRPAGRGKALQPTAVEKRAREVGLDVRSPRSLRSDEEQAAFAALKADVGVVAAYGLILPQAILDAPRLGCLNVHASLLPRWRGAAPVQRAIMAGDEETGVTIMQMEAGLDTGPMRHVEKLEIGESNAAELTERLSLLGAKMMVDVLADLDSYPPVSQPEEGVTYAAKITKDEARLDWSRTATKLQRHVQGLAPFPGAWFEASGERIKLLDAESVDGAGKPGEVVGEPLVVACGEDALHCRTLQRAGKGAMPVDDFLRGFPIPQGAILK is encoded by the coding sequence ATGCGCATCATCTTCATGGGATCGCCCGAATTCGCCGTGCCTTCGCTCGACGCCCTGGTCATGGCCGGTCACGAGATCGCTGCGGTTTACACCCAGCCGCCTCGCCCGGCCGGACGCGGCAAGGCCCTCCAGCCAACGGCGGTGGAGAAGCGCGCAAGAGAAGTTGGATTGGACGTCCGCTCACCGCGCTCGCTCAGGAGCGACGAGGAGCAGGCCGCCTTCGCCGCCTTGAAGGCCGACGTCGGGGTTGTCGCGGCCTATGGCCTGATCCTGCCGCAGGCGATCCTCGATGCGCCACGGCTCGGCTGCCTCAACGTCCATGCTTCGCTCCTTCCGCGCTGGCGCGGGGCAGCCCCGGTGCAGCGCGCAATCATGGCCGGCGACGAGGAGACAGGAGTCACCATCATGCAGATGGAAGCGGGGTTGGATACCGGTCCGATGCGCCACGTCGAGAAGCTCGAAATCGGCGAGAGCAATGCAGCGGAACTCACGGAAAGATTGTCGCTTTTGGGTGCGAAGATGATGGTTGACGTGCTCGCCGACCTGGACAGCTATCCCCCTGTTTCGCAACCCGAAGAGGGCGTGACCTACGCCGCGAAAATCACGAAGGACGAGGCACGGCTTGATTGGTCGCGTACGGCGACAAAACTCCAGCGTCACGTCCAGGGTTTGGCGCCCTTCCCCGGCGCCTGGTTCGAGGCAAGCGGCGAACGCATCAAGCTGCTCGACGCCGAAAGCGTCGATGGCGCGGGCAAGCCTGGGGAAGTGGTCGGCGAACCATTGGTGGTCGCTTGCGGCGAGGACGCGCTTCACTGCCGCACGCTCCAGCGCGCAGGCAAAGGCGCCATGCCCGTCGACGATTTCCTTCGTGGCTTCCCTATCCCCCAGGGCGCGATTCTAAAGTGA
- the recR gene encoding recombination mediator RecR: MASHQIEVLTQALARLPGLGPRSARRAVLHLMKKREAALEPLLAALQAVSETLSTCTTCGNVDTSDPCTICRDPRREDKMLCVVEEVADLWALDRSRLFPGRYHVLGGRLSALEGVRPEDLTIDRLIRRLSAGGIDEVVLAMNATLEGQTTAHYLAERLENFPIRITQLAHGLPVGGELDYLDEGTLAQALRARRPVA, translated from the coding sequence ATGGCGTCCCACCAGATCGAAGTGCTGACCCAGGCGCTGGCCCGGCTTCCCGGCCTCGGCCCTCGATCGGCGCGCCGGGCGGTTCTCCACTTGATGAAGAAGCGCGAGGCGGCGCTTGAACCGCTGCTGGCTGCGCTTCAGGCGGTGTCGGAGACGCTTTCAACCTGCACGACCTGCGGCAACGTCGACACGTCCGATCCGTGCACGATCTGCCGCGACCCGCGCCGCGAGGACAAGATGCTGTGCGTGGTCGAAGAGGTGGCCGACCTGTGGGCGCTCGACCGCTCGCGCCTATTTCCCGGCCGCTATCATGTGCTCGGCGGGCGGCTGAGCGCGCTCGAGGGCGTTCGACCCGAGGATTTGACCATCGATAGGCTGATTCGGAGGCTTTCGGCTGGCGGCATCGATGAGGTCGTCCTGGCGATGAATGCCACGCTGGAGGGTCAGACGACGGCCCATTACCTGGCGGAGCGTCTAGAGAACTTCCCTATCCGAATCACGCAGTTGGCCCACGGTCTTCCGGTTGGCGGAGAACTCGACTACCTCGACGAGGGAACGCTTGCCCAAGCCCTTCGTGCCCGCCGCCCAGTCGCTTGA